The genomic window TGTTACTTGCATATATGTGTGTGCTGTGACTGTTTTCCATTATACAACTTAATggaacaaaattaataaattattcaatAACCAATCACAGTTCGGGGACAAGAAATCAAGAATAGGTTTAAGCAGTGTTTGTTTGCAAACTTGATAATCATCAATTTAACTATAATAGTGTGAAGTCACTCATAGTGGAGAACTGATGAAGCATCATGAGTCGTGTCATGGCTCGTGAACACAATCCATCATATCATCGTGACCGTCCATGAGATCAGAATCTAATCTCTCTGTTGCTGTCAGAGAAAGGTCCCGCAATATAACCCTCTGAGTTACTAAGAGTTGGCTCCACGTGTAGTAAGTAGGGACCATATAAGCTCACATCAGCATTCACTGCTTCCTGTCGCATCATCTATCTTTTACACAGAAAGTAAAAAGATAATAAGtgaactaaaacaaaataagagaGGTAATAATGGTTATGGAATAGGCGTGACCACACGATGAATACAATTTGCAATTTAGGTTTTGGAATAACTCGTTGATTAAGAGGTTGTGTTGcttggttttttttattgaaattgttggaattaaagaaaaaacaagtgCGTTTGTTACAAATATATGTGTTTCGATATCTTACTTATATACTGactaataattttaagaaaagaaaccgTAGGTATTTAGCAACCAATCTATAACGACTTATGCAAACTAAGAATACAGATATTAATCTCGCAAGAAACTATCACTTGTCGATACTTAAGGATGTCATATGTAAGATCAAAGttgtataataaaataagCATAGAGGTGGTTGAATATGAGGTTGACACATTTAAGATTTGATAGGACAAGAATTGTAAAACATATatcaatttgattttgacGACACTATGCATGACTTCTGTTCAAGATGCATGCGTGCTACTTGATACTTTCTCAAAGACTTTCATTCACACACTTTTTTTTCGCATTACTTCctgaataattaaatatatggACCGACTTTTATGTTccaaatattaattgttttcatGTATAGTGTATGATTCATCCGACTTATATAGTGCCGAATATTTTCTGTTCTGTAATTGCTGGCGCCATGCCACTATTATTATCTATTCCTAACACATAAGTATTCTTGTTTTAGTGGTTTACAAGttctgatttttcaaaaatctgaCCGTTCAATTTCAACTTGTGAAATCTATGCGACAAAGAAgaattttttctctctctcttttttttttttttttttttgaaataacgGGAGTATCttaaatcaaaaaataaactaattacCGTAGCTTGTAAAAGAATGGATATATTTGCCATTAACATTTcacattcatatataaattttcgTCAATATCATTATCCAATTCATGACGTTAAGATTACTACTATAGAGATTATTTTCACGAACAAGACAGAAttcagagaaagaaagatatgtGGTTGAGTCACCGTAGACACACGACACGACTTAAACTTAATTATGACATGACAAGAACATGTAGACAACCATCATTTGTTGCCGTAATCATCTTTATCTCTTCAAACCTAACGTACGTTTGATATTGTAACATTTCAGATTACGGTAAAAACCGGATATTATTTAGTTACTTTCTCCATTATTTTTACCGTTAACTATCACACAAAACAATCATCTTTAACGTAACTATAGAGAAACATGTCTCTGATGACTCCTTTGCTAAAACCATACTTCTCAAGTAAACCCTCTTTTCGAAATCCAGCTTTCTCCAAAACCCTTTGGGACGCTTTGttctccacctccaccaccgcTTGTAGCCTCACCACCTCCGGAAAATCCTCCAAAGCTTGTTCAACCGCCATCCTCACCGCCGCTGTGGCTATCCCCCGCCCCCAAAACTCTTTAGCGACAGCGTATGCGAGGTCGGCTCGGCACCGACCATCACCGGAGTCTGGCTTGACGGATACGTAACCAATCGAATGACCGTCTTGGAGGAGAGAGATGGAACGGCGCCATGGGTGTGGTATAGCCTTGTTTAAGATGTGTTGTTTAGCTTCTTCTAAGGAGTTAACGGAGTCCCAACGGAGGTAACGTGTGACGTCATCGTCACCGGCCCATTTAAAGACGTCTTCTGCATCGGAGAGATTGAACGGCCGGAGGAAGATTCTTGGTGATTCCATGATCatgtaaaattttgttagttttataAATCTCTTACTATAATCTaataatatacacaaaaaatgcaacaaatgtaaatatttgGAAGTGATGATTCTATTAGGATTGAAAGGCCCATTAATGATTTGGGCCTATTCTTATCGGTTAATGATGGGTCTCAGATTTAGAACTTAAATCCAAATTATAACAGAGAGTAAcgcttttgaattttgattacCTCTTATAGGCTTTTTCAAATGTAGAAAGGGATGGAGTGTAACTCCTATATACCAGGAATGAGAAAGTGAGAAAGCTGGCTCCTTAACACAATGAAGACCACATTATTGACACAACTGAAACAAAGACTCGTTCAACACAATATATTGTGACACACGCTCGGTTAGATGTCCTCCTAAACCCGTTATGCATCTCCTGCAACTCCATCACCTTACTGGTACATTTTTCAATCAATTTCCTGTAACATAAATTCACGATATATTATGGATGCATCAGATAACATAAAGACTACGTACTACGGTACTAGGATGATCTTTCTTCATACCGTTATTACACTGAATGACAAGAAAAGTGTCACCgtaccaaaacaaattactgGCAGACGAAGAACTTGTGTTTGGTTAACATTGATGATACCGAGATTAGAACCTCCACTCTTGAGGAATTGACAAAACAGTCAACAAAGGTATGAGCTATATTTAGTCAGGTAGCCGAAACAAGTCTAAATGGTATGTTAATGCATCAAGTTAAATGAAAACAAGGAGGTAAATCATTAAAAACACAACACATTACTTTTCATTTTGCATGCATTCGTTGAAATTTTGTGCTTCTTATATCTACTAACGTCAAGAGCTTATCTCACATTAGGTCTCAATGTTTCATAACGATAGATTATTGCTTTGTCccataaaatgataaaattctttttataatatag from Arabidopsis thaliana chromosome 3, partial sequence includes these protein-coding regions:
- a CDS encoding Acyl-CoA N-acyltransferases (NAT) superfamily protein (Acyl-CoA N-acyltransferases (NAT) superfamily protein; FUNCTIONS IN: N-acetyltransferase activity; INVOLVED IN: metabolic process; LOCATED IN: membrane; EXPRESSED IN: leaf; CONTAINS InterPro DOMAIN/s: GCN5-related N-acetyltransferase, C-terminal (InterPro:IPR022610), GCN5-related N-acetyltransferase (InterPro:IPR000182), Acyl-CoA N-acyltransferase (InterPro:IPR016181); BEST Arabidopsis thaliana protein match is: Acyl-CoA N-acyltransferases (NAT) superfamily protein (TAIR:AT2G32020.1); Has 8133 Blast hits to 8121 proteins in 1623 species: Archae - 77; Bacteria - 7549; Metazoa - 0; Fungi - 78; Plants - 124; Viruses - 1; Other Eukaryotes - 304 (source: NCBI BLink).), with product MIMESPRIFLRPFNLSDAEDVFKWAGDDDVTRYLRWDSVNSLEEAKQHILNKAIPHPWRRSISLLQDGHSIGYVSVKPDSGDGRCRADLAYAVAKEFWGRGIATAAVRMAVEQALEDFPEVVRLQAVVEVENKASQRVLEKAGFRKEGLLEKYGFSKGVIRDMFLYSYVKDDCFV